One genomic window of Candidatus Eremiobacteraceae bacterium includes the following:
- the tuf gene encoding elongation factor Tu (EF-Tu; promotes GTP-dependent binding of aminoacyl-tRNA to the A-site of ribosomes during protein biosynthesis; when the tRNA anticodon matches the mRNA codon, GTP hydrolysis results; the inactive EF-Tu-GDP leaves the ribosome and release of GDP is promoted by elongation factor Ts; many prokaryotes have two copies of the gene encoding EF-Tu), with protein TTDVTGSITLPDGVEMVMPGDNVKMTVELITPIAAEEGLRFAIREGGRTVGAGVVTKVIE; from the coding sequence CACGACCGACGTGACGGGTTCGATCACCCTGCCCGATGGCGTGGAGATGGTGATGCCCGGGGACAACGTGAAGATGACGGTGGAGCTGATCACGCCGATCGCGGCTGAAGAGGGCTTGCGCTTTGCGATCCGCGAGGGCGGACGCACGGTCGGCGCCGGCGTCGTCACCAAGGTGATCGAATAA